In Salmo trutta chromosome 37, fSalTru1.1, whole genome shotgun sequence, the following proteins share a genomic window:
- the LOC115176432 gene encoding growth hormone secretagogue receptor type 1-like, whose protein sequence is MDVSALGSGSSCSEDCVVGSGCLEDCGNQSDRTDWEWEDFSGAELVCVTAVCVLLLALGITGNMLTILVVWLRPHLRSTTYLYLSSMAVSDLLILLLMPLDLYYKLWRFWDLGDTVCKLSVFVSESCTYSSILHITALSLERYLAVCRPLTAKTLVTRTRVRTLIGCLWVVAVISAGPVFAMVGVEDLGGGEGESECRCTDYAVSSGLLGAMMWLSNLYFLVPLGILGVVYGLIGRKLWLRPQRSSRDRAQRHTIKMLGMIVLAFVLCWLPFHVGRTLFSVTLGSSADMYYISQYFNLVSFVLFYLSAAVNPILYNTMSARYRHAVRSLLRSHTPRSLHP, encoded by the exons ATGGACGTGTCAGCGCTGGGTAGTGGGAGCAGCTGTTCAGAGGATTGTGTGGTAGGGTCTGGCTGTCTGGAGGACTGTGGGAACCAGAGTGACCGGACTGACTGGGAATGGGAGGACTTCAGTGGGGCTGAGCTGGTGTGtgtgacagctgtgtgtgtgctgctgctggCCCTGGGCATCACAGGAAATATGTTAACCATCCTGGTAGTTTGGCTCCGGCCACACCTGAGAAGCACCACCTACCTCTACCTGAGTAGTATGGCCGTCTCCGACCTCCTCATACTGCTTCTGATGCCTTTAGATCTGTACTACAAG CTGTGGAGGTTCTGGGATCTGGGTGATACAGTGTGTAAGCTGAGTGTGTTCGTCAGTGAGAGTTGTACCTACTCCTCCATCCTCCACATCACCGCCCTTTCTCTGGAGCGCTACCTCGCTGTCTGTCGACCACTCACAGCCAAGACCCTGGTCACACGGACCCGCGTCCGCACTCTCATTGGCTGCCTGTGGGTTGTGGCCGTGATCAGCGCCGGGCCGGTGTTTGCTATGGTAGGGGTAGAGGatctggggggaggagagggggagagcgagtgTCGCTGTACGGACTACGCCGTCTCCTCAGGCCTGCTGGGGGCCATGATGTGGCTCTCCAACCTCTACTTCCTGGTGCCGCTGGGCATTCTGGGAGTTGTGTATGGCCTGATCGGCAGGAAGCTATGGCTCCGCCCACAACGCAGCAGCCGAGACCGCGCCCAGCGACACACCATCAAGATGCTAG ggaTGATCGTGCTGGCGTTTGTTCTGTGTTGGCTGCCATTCCACGTTGGTCGGACGTTGTTCTCTGTGACGCTGGGCTCCAGCGCTGATATGTACTACATCTCTCAGTACTTTAACCTGGTCTCCTTTGTGTTGTTCTACCTCAGTGCTGCTGTCAACCCTATCCTCTACAACACCATGTCAGCACGCTACCGCCACGCTGTCCGCAGCCTGCTGCGCTCACACACACcccgctccctccacccc
- the LOC115177175 gene encoding protein phosphatase 1 regulatory subunit 35 produces MARVGPLQQRPLAGCSDPDIRLVPLPAPVPLVPASLLRCPELDLSLPLSPDPPRPNPASLLRGRRHRQVRFASEEPVVVTLIAEPSKDPPPWQCPGHSSSYSKGKRLHGGDLRWRARSTTNEEAPCEERGGSLPEGAELNTTLALRAELDNVAGAEFNSQKAVQEQLQKSDRTKNSISARATEGVNVPPSQHLYRALVSVNVEEEELISQALRDRLQLVSPTCSHGNKKEDSPDLQVFFRGDLLREKPLLPGDEITIPRPQPIPRPADTTFDLYHRHMLGGWTLTHTYSEPLN; encoded by the exons ATGGCCAGAGTAGGTCCCCTGCAGCAGCGTCCTCTAGCAGGGTGCAGTGACCCAGACATCCGGCTGGTCCCCCTGCCTGCCCCGGTGCCCCTGGTCCCCGCTAGCCTCCTGCGGTGCCCGGAACTggacctgtctctccccctcagcCCAGACCCACCACGGCCCAACCCGGCTAGCCTGCTGAGAGGACGCAGGCACCGGCAG GTGCGATTTGCCTCCGAGGAGCCTGTGGTTGTCACGTTGATAGCAGAGCCTAGCAAAGACCCTCCACCTTGGCAATGCCCTGGACACTCCAGCAGTTACTCAAAGGGGAAAAGACTCCATG GTGGAGATCTGCGTTGGAGGGCAAGGTCAACAACCAATGAGGAGGCTCCCTGTGAGGAGAGGGGTGGCAGCCTCCCTGAAGGGGCGGAGTTAAATACTACTCTGGCTCTGAGGGCTGAGCTAGATAATGTGGCAGGGGCAGAGTTTAACTCCCAGAAGGCCGTGCAGGAGCAACTACAGAAGTCAGACAGAACCAAGAACAGCATCAGCGCCCGGGCTACAGAGG GGGTGAACGTCCCTCCATCCCAGCACCTCTACAGGGCATTGGTCAGTGtgaatgtggaggaggaggagcttaTCAGCCAGGCTCTACGTGACAGGCTTCAGCTGGTCTCGCCCACATGCAGCCATGGCAACAAG aaaGAGGACAGTCCTGACCTGCAGGTTTTCTTCAGGGGGGATCTGCTGAGAGAGAAGCCCCTCCTACCAGGGGATGAGATTACCATACCACGCCCCCAGCCCATCCCACGCCCCGCAGACACAACCTTCGACCTCTACCACAGACACATGCTGGGAGGCTGGACCCTGACACACACTTACTCTGAACCTCTAAACTGA
- the LOC115176433 gene encoding protein TsetseEP-like, with the protein MAERTPLLNPRPILNPRPILNPNPRPLLNPNPRPILNPNPNPRPLLNPNPRPILNPNPNPRPLLNPNPRPLLNPNLNSRPLLKPNPRPLLNPNTTTQTQPQPQTTTQHQPQTTTQPQTTIQPQTTTQPEHQPQTTTKLQTTTQPQPQPQTTTQPQTNTQPKPQQQTTSKSQPQPQTQTTTQPQPQHQTLAPLPSWLLCLKGTPSVRNAEAAFLSLLLFCHSGSSSSKIAIDNKIEQAMDLVKSHLMLAVREEMELLRKRINQLSERNAQLERENYILRALRDRQRH; encoded by the exons ATGGCCGAGCGGAC ACCACTACTCAACCCCAGACCAATACTCAACCCCAGACCAATACTCAACCCCAACCCCAGACCACTACTCAACCCCAACCCCAGACCAATactcaaccccaaccccaaccccagacCACTACTCAACCCCAACCCCAGACCAATactcaaccccaaccccaaccccagacCACTACTCAACCCCAACCCCAGACCACTACTCAACCCCAACCTCAACTCCAGACCACTACTCAAACCCAACCCCAGACCACTACTCAACCCCAAC ACCACTACTCAAACCCAACCTCAACCCCAGACCACTACTCAACACCAACCCCAGACCACTACTCAACCCCAGACCACTATTCAACCCCAGACCACTACTCAACCTGAACATCAACCACAGACCACTACTAAACTCCAGACCACTACTCAACCCCAACCTCAACCGCAGACCACTACTCAACCCCAGACCAATACTCAACCAAAACCTCAACAGCAGACTACTTCTAAGTCTCAACCTCAACCCCAGACCCAGACCACTACTCAACCCCAACCTCAACACCAGACCCTGGCCCCGCTCCCATCCTGGCTGCTGTGTCTGAAGGGTACACCTTCTGTCCGGAACGCTGAGGCAGCCTTCCTGTCCCTGCTGCTCTTCTGCCACAG tgGCTCCAGTAGCAGTAAGATTGCAATTGACAACAAGATTGAGCAAGCCATG GACTTGGTGAAGAGCCACCTGATGCTGGCtgtgagagaggagatggagctACTGAGGAAGCGGATCAACCAGCTGTCAGAGAGGAACgcccagctggagagagagaactacataCTGAGagcactgagagacagacagagacactaa
- the LOC115177315 gene encoding ictacalcin — translation MSQVQQAMALLISAFHKYSGKEGDKTTLSKGELKDLLNAELGEIMGKNTDQAKVDKIFKDLDANSDGSVDFQEYVTLVACLTMMCNEFFTKK, via the exons ATGTCACAGGTCCAGCAGGCTATGGCTTTGCTCATCTCAGCCTTCCACAAGTACTCTGGCAAGGAGGGCGACAAGACGACCCTGAGCAAGGGAGAACTCAAAGATCTGCTCAACGCTGAGCTTGGAGAGATCATGGGG AAAAACACTGACCAGGCAAAGGTTGACAAGATCTTCAAAGATCTGGACGCTAACTCAGATGGCAGTGTGGACTTCCAGGAGTACGTCACACTGGTGGCCTGCCTCACCATGATGTGCAATGAGTTCTTCACCAAGAAGTGA